The Coffea arabica cultivar ET-39 chromosome 2c, Coffea Arabica ET-39 HiFi, whole genome shotgun sequence genome includes the window TGGATCTGTTGTGAAATGTTCTCATGTTAAAGGTGACAGAGGCAAACTTAAACAAATTTTATGGAACCTATTGAGCAATGCTGTCAAATTTACTTCTGAAGGACATGTCTTGGTTAGAGTTTGGGCTAAAAAACCTAGTTTTGAAAACAAAATACTTTCtgcaaatcagaaaaattcaatcaGATGCATGTCATGTTTTCTTTTCCAGACTGATGGTACCAAAGAGGACTTGGAAGTCGTTAACAGAATCCAAGAGGATCCAAGTTGTATGGAATTTGTATTTGAAGTGAGTGATACTGGAAGAGGAATTCCCAAGGAAAAGCGAAATATGGTCTTTGAAAACTACGTTCAAGTCAAAGAGACAGCACTTGGACAGGAGGGAACTGGTTTGGGGCTTGGCATTGTTCAATCTCTGGTATGTAGACTCACTTCACCTCTCTATTTAATCCTCATTAGTCCTTAGACTGTCGTGACATTATGTTTTTGTCCAATGTTAGGTTCGGATTATGGGCGGAGAGATTGCAATCGTGGAAAAGGATCGAGGTGAAAGGGGTACTTGTTTCAGGTTTAACACCTTCTTTACTCCATGCGGGTATGGGACTGATAGCCAAGAACATGATCACGACATGGAGTCACATGGTAGTCAGTATTCAAGTAACTTCCATCAGCAGCCAGGACTGAATACTACAATCCATAGCCCCAAAATAGAGGGATCCCATGTTGTACTCTTCCTCTCTAGTGATGAGAGGAGCAAAATCACAAAGAAATTCATGGAAAGCCAAGGGATAGATGTGTCTGTTGTGAAGCACTATGAATACCTTCCTCAAACTCTCAAAGCGATCAAACAAAAACTGACGAGTTCGTGTCTGAAGCCTAACAACAAATCTGATTTTAAGTCGAGAACTGACCGATCGAGCAGAGTTATGTCTAGTAACTCTTGTTCTGGATTAAAGGACATGCCTCTTAGTGCATTTGATGGAAAGGATTCTCTACCTGCATCAGAGAATATAATAAGTACCAAGAAAACACCAAACTTTGTCTTGATTGTGATTGACACAAGTGCTGGACCATTTCGAGAGATCAGTAGGGCTGTGGCTGAATTTAGAAGAGACCTTTGCAGCACTTGCAATAGGATTGTCTGGATAGATGGGCCAGGAGCTGGCAGCATAAATGTTCAAGGCCTTGAAGAGGATAAACTACCTGCAATGGATGTAATCATCTCCAAGCCACTCCATGGATCACGTTTGTATCAAGTTATTGGACTTCTTCCGGAGTTCGGGGGTATAATGCCAACAGCAAAAATTATGGAAAGAAACAACTACGAGAGTAAAACTGTTTCTGTTGAATCAAGAAGCCTAAGTTATAGGGATCATGCGCAACTTAAATCAAGACATCCTTCATTCCAGAACAAGAAAATACAGGAAATTGGTAGCTCAAAGGGTGAAAAACCATTGCAGGGTAAGAAAGTCTTGGTGGTGGAAGATAATAAAGTTCTACAGAAAGTGGCTACAGTACTCGTTTCTGAGCTTGGTGCAGATACTCACTCGTGCAGAAATGGTGAAGAAGCTCTAGTAATtgtttgcaagaatttgagggatAGACGAGAGAGTGGGGCTCGTCAAGCTCTACCTTTTGATTATATATTGATGGACTGTGAGGTAAAAATTCCCTAAATTCTTATCCTTCCATATgttaaataaattcatacaTTTGAATGAGAAGACACAATACAACAGAAAAATACAACTATGTTACTGTACTTGCAAATGGTGAAACTATACTTTCCCAATAAATGTGTTCATAGTGGTTTGACCTGTTAAAATATGGTCTTAATTCAGCTCTGCAGCCAAAAAATTTTAACACATTGACTACTTTAAACTAAGAATACTCGACTGAAAGTTTTGCCATGGCTATCATATGAAATCCGCTTTACATTTTTCATTGTTGTTCTGTTTCGATTGAGATGAAAACAAATCTGGTTTCCAGATGCAAGGCATGGATGGATATGAAGCTACTAGATGCATAAGAGAAGAGGAGAAGCAATATGGTGTGCATACCCCAATCATTGCACTAACTGCTCATACGCAAAATGAGGAGAAAACCAAGATGATTGAAGCTGGAATGGATTATTACTTATCCAAACCTTTGAGGAAGGAGCAACTTCTGGATGCTATGTCTCACATCCATGGCAAATGATCTTTAAAGGTTACGCTCATGTCTCAGCAAAATATCCTTTTCAAACTCTGCTATTTCTGTTGATTGATGTTTTGTGTACTTCAATTTGAGGGCTTCTTCTTTTTCACTtccattatttttttcttcagaAATCGTTTCCAGATCCATGCGTGCTGCACTATCCGAAAAGATATTCCATTTGGATTTTACTTCATACATACCTAGGTGATGTGATCTTTGAATAGCTCATGGGACACTCTGGCTATgacctttgaaatttgtaaagTTCTGGTATCATGTTGCATTGCACCCTGAAATGCCACCTTTTGGTGAGCAAGAGTACGGGCCTCAATGTAAATATTTCAAGGTATTCTCCTAGCTGGGTTTTTAATTTGATCCGATGAAGCACTCAGAACTGAAACTGCAGCATCAGAAGAGCAAATACAACATATTTTCCTTTCTGTTTCTAGATATGTGAGAATATCTAGCTTTGCATATGCTCCCAATTCCCCTAAATTCTGCTTTGCACTCGAGGACGACTTCAGCAGCTATGTCTAAACTTGCCTGTCACCATTTACCCACATGCTCCCAGAGCAAAATTGGCTTCAACTCTTcaagttaaccaaaaaaaaaaaaaaatcttgtattAAACTTTTACGAGACTAGTAATGCAGCACGTGCTTTGCACATGAACATGatgtttttagatttttttttctttaaaattttttgaaggaaaaaactttaaaatttttagaaaattaatttttatgaaGGAATAATTGTAATTGAGAcaaaaaatatgatatttaatatttatattattttgtattttcTATGAATTTAATTTTCCCTAAACAATACAAATGCACAAGCAATAAATCATTCCTTGTTTCAAGAGCATTTTTGTCTTTTGTAATAGTATCaatatttttgtcttttgattaaATTTAGATGACCTAAATGTTCTTATTTATGCCATTTGagcttaaatttttattttttttgaataatttgttgcTCAAGTCATTCTATGAATTGTTTATtagttttagtgaaattttctaattatttttttttgctaatgGTGAATTGTAAAATGATTTGTAGTGCTATTGTAATTATAATAGtatctaaatatattaaaattccattattcaaatttaaatagcTTAACTTTTAAGAGAAATGTTTTGATTTGGTGAAATttatttgtatttcttattgatGACATGCTTTATGATTATAGAGTTTATATGATTAAAAATTATAAGAtgttaaaattatttattatgtAATAATCAAATTGAACTTGGATATATTTTTATTCATCTTCGAAGTACTCCTTGAAATTGatattttaccaaaaaaaaaaatttttggcttAATTCACCATAACTCAAAGGGATGTTTCACATTTGTAATTATTATTATGATTGGCATTGATGAATATAATATGCATTAATTGTAGTTTAATACTACCAGTTGTTACATGACTATGATTGATAAAGCTCATTAAATTTAATCTTTAAttcaatttaaataaataaattcccaACATAAAACTCTTTGCCTACCTTAGTACTCCATTTCCTCTCTATCTATTaccatataatataataatataattCTATTTCTTCCCTTTTATGTAATGCCTAATGTAACCTTACTTATGTGATCCATCTATCTAATCTAATCCAGCAAACTTATAAATGATTTGATTTCAATATGACACAACATCTCCTACTTGAATTCAACTCCCTtcttattatcttttttttttttttttcaattggcTTCAAACTAGAAGTCTTTCAATATGACACAACATTTCCTACTTCAATTCAACTGCCTTcttactagttttttttttttgaattgattTCAAACTAGAAGTCTAAATGCCTCATAATGTATATGACTATATAGTAATCAGTAGTTTTTATCTCTTAAACGCTTCAAAGtcgaaaatttttaaaaacgaAGCAACTagcaagaagaaaagagaatattccaaaaatttcaaaagcatGATTCTCTTGACTTTTCAGATGAATACTAGGAAACAAGACATCTATAAGTTgggaagaaacaaaaataagttttaaaaaaatagttgGAGAGGGAGCAAGCCAGTAGATGTATTCAGTAAGTGAAGTGCAACGAacattattttgaataaattctgaTTACATTCTTTAAGATAAGTCCTTTTTATTTACATTCTACATTAGTTTCTTAAATTGATGGATTACAAATATTGTATGCAGTTATAAATAATTCAACAATGTTAGCAAAATAGATTCTAAACAATCGAATATAACCAATACTGAGGATCCTAACTAAAATGCCCTTACTTAATCCATCTAATTAATCTAAATCACCGAACTCCTAAATCCTAATCCTATTTCATTATGACATAAGATAACTCCTATTTGATTTGCACTGCATTCTTATTGGTTGCTCTATTCTATTGCCAATTAATTACTACTCTAAATTACCCGTCACAAACAATCAGGTAGATACAATTTAATCCCATAACAGTTGAGAATAGTTTTAAAGTTTTAATTATTACTGCAATGAAACAACCAcaataacccataaattttaTTTTCGATTTTAGGGCATTTTGTTCTTTTTGGATGATTATACATATCTTTCCAGCTTTTATACAaagcaaacaacaaaaacaCTCCAAAACAAGTATCAAGTACAAAACACTAACCCGCCGTTCTCAGGTGTTACATTTAAAATTTAACTTCACATCACCAGCGTGTATAATTGATACTTGCTTATGgttaattttctgattttttttaagGGAATATGCTCCCATAGTTTTTAATAGTATTGGAAAACTATAATTCTTGGACAATAGAGAGCTATTACATGAACAATTTTAGAAGGTGCACACAGAAAAGTTAAAGggactaaaattgatttgagcAATTTCTACATGAACATATTAGGAATATTCATGttattttcaattgaatttttgtaattatGTTGTTGCTATTATTCCTTCTCATCATGATAAGCTTAAATTCAAAAGGTGTAATAGAAAactaaaaagatgattaaaattaATCTAAGCCATTACTGCATGAACATATTAGAAATAGTTGTAGTATTTTAAATTGGAACCATACTAACTTTACATGTTTTTATCTATTTAACTTTGTAAAAAACTTGAAGAGAATTTCTCGGTCTTGATTAAgtagtattttttttagttACATTATTGCTATTGATCCTTTTTTATCATGATGAATTTTAGGCTTTTTTTTCTTCACTTTATTGTCCTCGACTTctaaaattttgaacaaaaatgcTCTATGTTTTTAGACTTGAAAGTTTAATTGCtccaaatttccttttttaaagtatttaaaGAAATGACGTATCTATACaatttcaatgattgaaatACTTGGTCATCCTTCAGATGTATACTTATCAATTTAGATACAAGAGTGTAGTCTTATTCTATCAACGGCTGAACTGAATTCAATTGCCTGATCGTTTTTTTGTTCAATTCTAcaatttctttcaaattatAAGAAATTATTAGCCAAAGAAGTTAACGGTCTTGGTTAGTGTTGAGGCTCTATGCCTCATTTGTTGCCCATATTTGAGTTGTTATCACTTTAGGTAATCTAATTTTAGATTGGATCTCTATTGATTTTGCTGAAATAGTTGAGAAAAATTTCCATTCTTGGTATGATGGTATTTAAAGAAGGATGGAGCTCCTCTTCATAATTCTAATTCCAGAAATCATAACCTAAATTAATCATTCCAAAATGGCTTCTACCCTGCTATCGTCAAGGGTTCTCCGGGTGTATCGTGCTGCCAAGAAAGGTGCCACAAAAGCTAGTAAGACCTATCTCGCCGCCGTGAAGGAAGTTGACAAGAAATACCAACGTCTACTGAATTTTTCGAAGATTAGATCAAAAACGGATTTGGAGGTTGTTATCAAGGTGAAGCGGGCCAATCCGAATTGGGAGGTAAAAGTTAAAGTTCCGACGAAATACAAGGCCAATGGTTGAGATAAGCAGTCAGAACAATGCCTCCGAGCAATCGCTCGTGAGGCTGAAATAGAGTTTGTGTCTAGAAAAGTTAGGGGAGGGTGAGGTTTTAGGAGAATATTAAGGAAATGGGGTTAGGGTATGGGGTAGTAGGGGGTATGGGGTAGGAAGCATCTTCTTGATGCATTTGACGATGATTTCATGTTAATACTTTCTGTCGTGTAAATATGCTATCATTATCAAATGCTTTCCTTTCAAAAAAAAGCATGGGGATGGTGAGAATGACAATCTAAGTTACATTTAGAGTCAAATGCTTATTTtcatattaaaaagaaaaatctgaaaaagcAATCTTTATGGCAATTAGCATAATTTATAAGTTAAAAGTTAAAAATGCTAAATGATCTGGTTGTCTCAAAACTAAAAAAGATGCAGTCACAAGAAGATggattagtttagacatttgaTTTTCTAATAGCGAAGATACTTAAAGTTGCCATTTGAAAATATGGCATAGATATTTTAAACTCCATAAAGTTGGTTACAGATGATGCAATATCTTAACAAGGTATAAGGTCAACCTCTCATTATTTCAACTTTCTACCTTAAATATGTTTCATACATAAAAGCCAGGAAAAACATCTTCACAAATGGAAGGTTAGTAGTTTCTACATTCATCAATAGGAAAAAAAACTATGAaattgtttagaaaattttgtttaattgacaTATATTTGCATATTCATATTGTTTCTCCTATTATAGAAAAATTCCTTTCTTTCAAAGTTGAAACATTTATCGACTACATGGCCTTACATTTCTATCTTGGGTAGGATTTGCAAATTTTAGTTGTGATTGCTatacaaaaaaattagaattttttttgtgattttcttttTGAACTTGTTAGTTCATTTTGCTAATTTGCTAGATTATTTCAACTTTCTACCTTAAATATGTTTCATACACAAAAGCAAGGAAAAACATCTTCACAAATGGAAGGTTAGTAGTTTCTACATTCTTGAATAGAAAAAAAACTATGAaattgtttagaaaattttgtttaattgacaTATATAGTTGCAAATTCACGTTGTTTCTCCTATTATAGAAAAATTCCTCTCTTTCAAAGTTGAAACATTTGTCGACTACATGGCCGTACTTTTCTATATTATGTAGGATTTGTTAATTTTAGTTGTGATTGCTatacaaaaaaattagaatttttttttgtgattttcttttGAACTTGTTAGTTAATTTTGCTAATTTGCTAGATTATTTCAACTTGTATCTATATATGAATTTGGATTAGGCCTGTAAAGTGGACCAAAGTGTTAATTCAGATCTTGAAAGTGGATTAGTCATCTAGATTGAAAACTTTGCTCTAGATGAGCCTTTCCATCAAGTCATTTTTGGTCAGTTACTTTAACCAGTTTTATTTTTGGTCAGTTACTTTAACCAGTTTTAGTGGTGATGTGAAAGCCTACTAATTATTTTGGCGGCTTTTGAAAGCAATTAATTTCCTACCTCAATCTCCTCACTTTTGCAAATCCCAAGTGCCCCCATCTTGTACCCGATGAATTCTTAATTAGAAAGTACTCCTCTTCGTCGTTCAT containing:
- the LOC113724165 gene encoding histidine kinase CKI1-like; protein product: MYITFGRCLYFNVQSFIVLLLLPALLIPLWINKINRIETEAKLNSNKVHQGILSGIENTAKLLSPTNHSLAYLQRFLSSSLKTTDPPFSAIETRVAPTLFFALSTIPHLSQISYIALDGLFFSYYIRGDQPFAVYSNTSFSSIPHATATNYTWYNQPVSRDTGKLCGEATRTPPLLDFNSSWFLEVLESGNGYSSVGTGWSTDQDPLLLMSFSIDQRRALSLGFPVEPFTDFFSNDIKVYGGAFYLATNNGTVLSQGIPNTQIVKAGNSVSVQIWKPNGDQIGKVGDVACQSNDSNLTASVLEILEMKYLFYCSPLEIIGVKLVYVLAIPYGGLVSFLHQNVKFALVLLVLMVLAMAISIFTFICSSVRAARREMYLCAALIKQLEATQQAERKSMNKSLAFARASHDVRASLAAIIGSIRLCSVKVAHGSDLQENLTQAETNAEDLLGMLNSILDTSKIEAGKTQLEEEEFDLQELVEDVVDLYYTVGLKKGIDVVLDPCDGSVVKCSHVKGDRGKLKQILWNLLSNAVKFTSEGHVLTDGTKEDLEVVNRIQEDPSCMEFVFEVSDTGRGIPKEKRNMVFENYVQVKETALGQEGTGLGLGIVQSLVRIMGGEIAIVEKDRGERGTCFRFNTFFTPCGYGTDSQEHDHDMESHGSQYSSNFHQQPGLNTTIHSPKIEGSHVVLFLSSDERSKITKKFMESQGIDVSVVKHYEYLPQTLKAIKQKLTSSCLKPNNKSDFKSRTDRSSRVMSSNSCSGLKDMPLSAFDGKDSLPASENIISTKKTPNFVLIVIDTSAGPFREISRAVAEFRRDLCSTCNRIVWIDGPGAGSINVQGLEEDKLPAMDVIISKPLHGSRLYQVIGLLPEFGGIMPTAKIMERNNYESKTVSVESRSLSYRDHAQLKSRHPSFQNKKIQEIGSSKGEKPLQGKKVLVVEDNKVLQKVATVLVSELGADTHSCRNGEEALVIVCKNLRDRRESGARQALPFDYILMDCEMQGMDGYEATRCIREEEKQYGVHTPIIALTAHTQNEEKTKMIEAGMDYYLSKPLRKEQLLDAMSHIHGK